From the Glutamicibacter halophytocola genome, the window GGTGCGCCAAACACTGCACCGCTATCCCGCATTGAGCCCGGCGCTCGTGCTGATTATTTCGGTGATCGTCTTCGGGCTGCTCAACGAGCGCTTCCTGCGCGTGGAAAATCTGTCGTTGATTACCCAGCAGGTCTCGGTGGTCGGCACCATCGCCATTGCCCAGACCCTGGTCATTCTCACCGCCGGCATTGATTTGTCGGTGGGTGCCGGCATGATCTTGGCGTCGATGGTCATGGCGCAGACGGCTGTAAATCAGGGAATTCCGGCCCTTGTGGCCCTGCTGATCGGTTTGCTGGCTGGTCTTGCGACAGGTGCAATCAACGGCTTCCTGGTCACCAGGCTCAAGCTGCCGCCGTTCATCGTCACCCTCGGTACGCTCAATGTGTACCTGGCCTTGACCTTGCTGTATTCGCACGGCGCCACCGTGCGGGGCAGCGATATGCCGGGCCTGCTGACCTGGACCGGCACCACCTTCCCGATCGGTTCGGTGCGTATTTCCGCCGGCGTGATCGTGATGCTGGCCCTGTACCTGGTGATCGCCTACATCCTGGGCAGGACCGCCTGGGGACGCCACGTCTACGCGGTGGGCGATGACAAGGAAGCGGCCCGCTTGGCCGGTATTCCGGTCAACCGCGTGCTGATGAGCGTTTACCTTGCCGCCGGCGCGGTGCTCGCCATCTGCGCCTGGCTGCAGATCGGCCGCACCAACTCGGCCAGCCCGAATGCGGGCTTGGACCTGAACCTGGACTCGATCACCGCAGTGGTGATCGGCGGAACCAGCCTCTTTGGCGGTCGCGGCTCAGTCTGGGGCACTTTGCTCGGCGCACTGATTGTCGGTGTCTTCCGCAATGGCCTGTCGCTGGCCGGGCTGGACGTGCTGTACCAGACCCTGGCAGTAGGCATTCTGATCATCGTAGCTGT encodes:
- a CDS encoding ABC transporter permease, which translates into the protein MTQQHTDSPPNSGKVDLAEEFLDRQTTLGKVRQTLHRYPALSPALVLIISVIVFGLLNERFLRVENLSLITQQVSVVGTIAIAQTLVILTAGIDLSVGAGMILASMVMAQTAVNQGIPALVALLIGLLAGLATGAINGFLVTRLKLPPFIVTLGTLNVYLALTLLYSHGATVRGSDMPGLLTWTGTTFPIGSVRISAGVIVMLALYLVIAYILGRTAWGRHVYAVGDDKEAARLAGIPVNRVLMSVYLAAGAVLAICAWLQIGRTNSASPNAGLDLNLDSITAVVIGGTSLFGGRGSVWGTLLGALIVGVFRNGLSLAGLDVLYQTLAVGILIIVAVSVDQWIRKAKS